A window from Micromonospora profundi encodes these proteins:
- a CDS encoding cellulase family glycosylhydrolase: MFRPKALGGALTALATAAAGVFIAAAVSTSPAVAAGTGTGYLHTNGNKIVDSTGTTVRLTGINWFGMETDNKTFHGLWSNNPWRGQLDKMASLGYNTLRVPYSNDALKPGATASGINDFVNPDLIGLSPLQILDKVIDYAGSKGMRIILDRHRPTAAGQSPLWYTSTVSEATWINDWKMLAQRYAGNPTVIGADLHNEPHAEGTNPAATGACWGCGDTTRDWRLAAERAGNAILGVQPNWLIFVEGVSCPSGGLSNVWDNDPSNDEDCGWWGGNLSKAGEFPVRLNVANRLVYSPHEYATSVYEQEWFKAADYPANMPAIWDKYWGYLHKQNIAPIMMGEFGSTLADPRDKVWLEKLMAYTGTGVNGMSFTYWSWNPNSGDTGGIALDDWTNINTAKQAILQPYLIASSGGGSSPTPTATPTATPTGGPTNPPTGACTATYRQVNAWQGGFQGELTVKNTGSAAVNPWSVTWSWPSGVTLGSGWNATVTQAGTTVTAAAPSHAPSLAAGASITVGFTANGTASAPATVRLNGVSC, from the coding sequence ATGTTCCGTCCCAAAGCTCTCGGCGGTGCGCTGACCGCGCTCGCCACCGCCGCGGCCGGCGTCTTCATCGCCGCCGCGGTCAGCACCAGCCCGGCCGTCGCCGCTGGCACGGGTACCGGCTATCTGCACACCAACGGCAACAAGATCGTGGACAGCACCGGCACCACGGTCCGGTTGACAGGCATCAACTGGTTCGGCATGGAGACCGACAACAAGACCTTCCACGGGCTGTGGTCGAACAACCCGTGGCGGGGACAGCTCGACAAGATGGCAAGCCTTGGCTACAACACGTTGCGGGTGCCGTACTCGAACGACGCGCTGAAGCCGGGCGCGACCGCCAGCGGGATCAACGACTTCGTGAACCCGGACCTGATCGGGCTGTCGCCGTTGCAGATCCTGGACAAGGTGATCGACTACGCCGGCAGCAAGGGGATGCGGATCATCCTGGACCGGCACCGTCCGACGGCCGCCGGGCAGTCGCCACTGTGGTACACGTCGACGGTCTCCGAGGCGACCTGGATCAACGACTGGAAGATGCTGGCCCAGCGGTACGCGGGCAACCCCACGGTGATCGGCGCTGACCTCCACAACGAGCCGCACGCCGAGGGCACCAACCCGGCGGCCACCGGCGCGTGCTGGGGCTGCGGCGACACCACCCGGGACTGGCGGCTGGCCGCTGAGCGGGCCGGCAACGCCATCCTCGGTGTCCAGCCCAACTGGTTGATCTTCGTGGAGGGGGTGAGCTGCCCCAGCGGTGGCCTCTCCAACGTGTGGGACAACGACCCGAGCAACGACGAGGACTGCGGCTGGTGGGGTGGCAACCTGTCGAAGGCCGGCGAGTTCCCGGTACGGCTGAACGTGGCGAACCGGTTGGTCTACTCACCGCACGAGTACGCCACGAGCGTCTACGAGCAGGAGTGGTTCAAGGCCGCCGACTACCCGGCCAACATGCCGGCCATCTGGGACAAGTACTGGGGTTACCTGCACAAGCAGAACATCGCCCCGATCATGATGGGCGAGTTCGGCAGCACCCTGGCCGACCCCCGGGACAAGGTGTGGCTGGAGAAGCTGATGGCGTACACCGGCACGGGGGTGAACGGGATGTCCTTCACCTACTGGTCGTGGAACCCCAACTCCGGTGACACCGGCGGCATCGCGTTGGACGACTGGACGAACATCAACACCGCAAAGCAGGCGATCCTCCAGCCGTACCTGATCGCGTCGTCCGGCGGCGGTTCCAGTCCGACGCCGACCGCTACGCCCACGGCCACGCCTACCGGCGGCCCCACCAACCCGCCGACCGGTGCCTGCACGGCCACCTACCGGCAGGTCAACGCCTGGCAGGGCGGCTTCCAGGGCGAGTTGACCGTGAAGAACACCGGCTCCGCGGCGGTGAATCCGTGGTCGGTCACCTGGAGCTGGCCGTCCGGCGTGACCTTGGGCAGTGGATGGAACGCCACCGTCACGCAGGCCGGTACGACGGTCACGGCCGCCGCGCCAAGCCACGCGCCGTCCCTGGCGGCGGGGGCATCGATCACCGTGGGCTTCACCGCCAACGGTACGGCCAGCGCCCCGGCGACCGTGAGGCTCAACGGCGTCAGCTGCTGA
- a CDS encoding amino acid ABC transporter ATP-binding protein, with the protein MDDVTTGEPLIVLDAVNKWFGPLHVLDDVSLSVGRGEVVVVIGPSGSGKSTLCRTINRLEPINSGTITFDGQPLPAEGKPLAKLRSEVGMVFQSFNLFAHKTILENVTLGPVKVRKEKPAAARERGLALLDRVGIANQADKFPAQLSGGQQQRVAIARALAMQPKAMLFDEPTSALDPEMVGEVLDVMTSLASDGMTMVVVTHEMGFARHAANRVIFMADGQLVEDAPPAEFFANPRSERAKDFLSKILTH; encoded by the coding sequence GTGGACGACGTGACCACGGGCGAACCGCTCATCGTGCTGGACGCGGTCAACAAGTGGTTCGGACCGCTGCACGTGCTGGACGACGTCTCACTGTCGGTGGGTCGGGGCGAGGTGGTCGTGGTGATCGGCCCGTCCGGCTCCGGCAAGTCGACGCTGTGCCGCACCATCAACCGACTGGAACCGATCAACTCCGGCACCATCACCTTCGACGGCCAGCCGTTGCCGGCCGAGGGCAAGCCGCTTGCGAAGCTCCGCAGCGAAGTGGGCATGGTCTTCCAGTCCTTCAACCTCTTCGCCCACAAGACGATCCTCGAAAACGTCACGCTCGGCCCGGTCAAGGTCCGCAAGGAGAAGCCGGCGGCCGCCCGCGAGCGCGGCCTGGCTCTGCTCGACCGGGTCGGCATCGCCAACCAGGCGGACAAGTTCCCGGCCCAGCTCTCCGGTGGCCAGCAGCAGCGGGTGGCAATCGCCCGGGCACTGGCCATGCAGCCCAAGGCGATGCTCTTCGACGAGCCGACAAGCGCCCTGGACCCGGAGATGGTCGGTGAGGTGCTCGACGTCATGACCTCACTGGCAAGCGACGGCATGACGATGGTCGTGGTCACCCACGAGATGGGCTTCGCCCGGCACGCCGCGAACCGGGTCATCTTCATGGCCGACGGGCAGCTGGTCGAGGACGCCCCGCCAGCGGAGTTCTTCGCCAACCCGCGCAGCGAGCGGGCCAAGGACTTCCTCTCCAAGATCCTCACGCACTAG
- the miaB gene encoding tRNA (N6-isopentenyl adenosine(37)-C2)-methylthiotransferase MiaB yields MTTAAAGSPRTYQVRTYGCQMNVHDSERISGLLEQAGYVRAPQADDTPDVVVFNTCAVRENADNRLYGNLGHLRPVKDKHPGMQIAVGGCLAQKDRGEIVRKAPWVDVVFGTHNIGSLPVLLERARHNAAAEVEILESLDVFPSTLPTRRESTYAGWVSISVGCNNTCTFCIVPSLRGKEKDRRPGDILSEVRALVDEGVLEVTLLGQNVNSYGVEFGDRYAFGKLLRACGDIDGLERVRFTSPHPKDFTDDVIAAMTETPNVCHSLHMPLQSGSDDVLRAMRRSYRSERYLGIIEKVRAAMPDAAITTDIIVGFPGETEADFQRTLDVVREARFSSAFTFQYSKRPGTPAATMDGQLPKQVVQERYERLIATVEEITWAENKRLVGETVEVLVAVGEGRKDERTGRMSGRARDGRLVHFATEAPGGESLAGQIRPGDIVHTTITYAAPHHLNADGAPVAHRRTRAGDAAEAGRSPRTPGVLLGLPTLGAPPVAPAPAAGCATH; encoded by the coding sequence ATGACTACCGCAGCGGCGGGCAGCCCGCGCACCTATCAGGTGCGCACCTACGGCTGCCAGATGAACGTGCACGACTCCGAGCGCATCTCCGGCCTGCTCGAACAGGCCGGCTACGTGCGTGCGCCCCAGGCCGACGACACGCCAGACGTCGTCGTCTTCAACACCTGCGCGGTGCGGGAGAACGCCGACAACCGCCTCTACGGCAACCTCGGTCATCTGCGCCCCGTGAAGGACAAGCACCCCGGCATGCAGATCGCCGTCGGTGGCTGCCTGGCCCAGAAGGACCGGGGCGAGATCGTCCGCAAGGCGCCCTGGGTGGACGTCGTGTTCGGCACCCACAACATCGGTTCTTTGCCGGTGCTGCTGGAGCGGGCCCGGCACAACGCCGCCGCCGAGGTGGAGATCCTGGAATCCCTCGACGTCTTCCCCTCCACGCTGCCCACCCGCCGCGAGTCGACGTACGCCGGCTGGGTTTCGATCTCGGTGGGCTGCAACAACACCTGCACGTTCTGCATCGTGCCTTCTCTGCGGGGCAAGGAGAAGGACCGCCGCCCCGGCGACATCCTCTCCGAGGTGCGCGCGCTCGTCGACGAGGGCGTGCTGGAGGTGACACTGCTCGGGCAGAACGTCAACTCCTACGGCGTCGAGTTCGGCGACCGGTACGCGTTCGGCAAGCTGCTGCGCGCCTGCGGCGACATCGACGGGCTGGAGCGGGTCCGGTTCACCAGCCCGCACCCGAAGGACTTCACCGACGACGTGATCGCGGCCATGACCGAGACGCCGAACGTCTGCCACTCGCTGCACATGCCGTTGCAGTCGGGCTCCGACGACGTGCTGCGCGCGATGCGCCGGTCGTACCGCTCGGAGCGCTACCTGGGGATCATCGAGAAGGTCCGGGCGGCGATGCCGGACGCGGCGATCACCACCGACATCATCGTCGGGTTCCCTGGCGAGACCGAGGCGGACTTCCAGCGCACCCTGGACGTGGTGCGCGAGGCCCGGTTCTCGTCGGCATTCACCTTCCAGTATTCGAAGCGCCCCGGCACCCCCGCCGCCACAATGGACGGCCAACTGCCCAAGCAGGTGGTGCAGGAGCGTTACGAGCGGCTGATCGCCACAGTGGAGGAGATCACCTGGGCGGAGAACAAGCGCCTGGTGGGGGAGACCGTCGAGGTGCTCGTCGCGGTCGGTGAGGGTCGCAAGGACGAGCGGACGGGCCGGATGTCCGGTCGGGCGCGCGACGGTCGGCTCGTGCACTTCGCGACCGAGGCTCCCGGCGGGGAGTCGCTCGCCGGCCAGATCCGGCCGGGGGACATCGTGCACACCACGATCACGTACGCCGCGCCGCACCACCTCAACGCCGACGGGGCGCCGGTGGCGCACCGCCGGACCCGGGCCGGCGACGCCGCCGAGGCGGGACGCTCCCCGCGTACCCCCGGGGTGTTGCTCGGTCTGCCGACGCTCGGCGCACCGCCGGTCGCGCCGGCGCCCGCCGCAGGCTGCGCCACCCACTAG
- a CDS encoding glutamate ABC transporter substrate-binding protein, which produces MRIKRVAAIAAVAALALGLTACGGDDDAEGTGSGSKSFAAGSTMEKLNKAQKIKIGTKFDQPGFGQKGLSGKPEGFDVEIAKIIAKELGISDDKIEWVEAPSKVREDVIVNGTVDLVAATYTINDKRKERIAFAGPYYEAGQNIMVKKDDAAITGPDSFKDGTKKVCSVTGSTPAEEIKKYVKDVGSQLVLFDTYDKCRDALKGGQVDAVTTDNVILLGYIAKDEASFKLAGPNFTKEPYGIGVKKEDNDFRSFINDTLDKAVADGSWKKAWDDTAGKFGAELGSAPTINRY; this is translated from the coding sequence ATGCGTATCAAGCGCGTTGCGGCAATCGCCGCTGTCGCCGCTCTGGCGCTCGGCCTCACCGCTTGCGGTGGCGACGACGACGCGGAGGGCACCGGCTCCGGCAGCAAGTCCTTCGCGGCCGGCAGCACCATGGAGAAGCTGAACAAGGCCCAGAAGATCAAGATCGGCACCAAGTTCGACCAGCCCGGCTTCGGCCAGAAGGGCCTGTCGGGCAAGCCGGAGGGCTTCGACGTCGAGATCGCCAAGATCATCGCCAAGGAGCTCGGCATCTCCGACGACAAGATCGAGTGGGTGGAAGCCCCGTCGAAGGTCCGCGAGGACGTGATCGTCAACGGCACCGTCGACCTGGTCGCCGCGACCTACACGATCAACGACAAGCGCAAGGAGCGCATCGCCTTCGCAGGCCCGTACTACGAGGCCGGCCAGAACATCATGGTCAAGAAGGACGACGCCGCGATCACCGGGCCGGACTCCTTCAAGGACGGCACCAAGAAGGTCTGCTCGGTCACCGGCTCCACCCCGGCCGAGGAGATCAAGAAGTACGTCAAGGACGTCGGCTCGCAGCTGGTGCTCTTCGACACCTACGACAAGTGCCGCGACGCCCTCAAGGGCGGCCAGGTCGACGCCGTGACCACTGACAACGTCATCCTGCTCGGCTACATCGCCAAGGACGAGGCGTCCTTCAAGCTGGCCGGCCCCAACTTCACCAAGGAGCCGTACGGCATCGGTGTGAAGAAGGAAGACAACGACTTCCGCAGCTTCATCAACGACACGCTGGACAAGGCTGTCGCCGACGGTAGCTGGAAGAAGGCCTGGGACGACACCGCCGGCAAGTTCGGCGCCGAGCTGGGCTCCGCGCCCACCATCAACCGCTACTGA
- a CDS encoding amino acid ABC transporter permease: MNVLIDKFDVFAGGFWLTLQICLLAAIGALILGAIVAVLRISPVPPLRAVGTTYVNVFRNLPLTVVMFFAAFGLPALGSNADFLRIPVIDSLFTRLGTDLPYFRFALIALVLYTAAFVCEALRSGVNAVPAGQAEAARSLGLTFGQNLRYVVLPQSWQASVVPLGSVIIAMIKNSALAGFFGVVGDLSATADQLTGAEGYAFIPVAIGISVGYLIMTVPLGTLLDRIEKRQAVAR, translated from the coding sequence GTGAACGTGCTCATCGACAAGTTCGACGTCTTTGCGGGTGGTTTCTGGCTCACCCTCCAGATCTGCTTACTCGCCGCGATCGGCGCCCTCATCCTGGGCGCCATCGTGGCGGTGCTCCGCATCTCTCCGGTGCCGCCGTTGCGCGCGGTCGGCACCACCTACGTGAACGTCTTCCGTAATCTGCCGCTGACAGTGGTGATGTTCTTCGCCGCCTTCGGTCTGCCGGCGCTCGGCTCCAACGCGGACTTCCTCCGCATCCCGGTGATCGACTCGCTGTTCACCCGGCTCGGCACCGACCTGCCGTACTTCCGGTTCGCGCTGATCGCCCTGGTGCTCTACACCGCCGCGTTCGTCTGCGAGGCGCTGCGGTCCGGGGTCAACGCGGTGCCCGCCGGCCAGGCGGAAGCCGCGCGGTCGCTGGGCCTGACCTTCGGGCAGAACCTGCGCTACGTGGTGCTGCCGCAGTCCTGGCAGGCCTCGGTGGTGCCACTCGGCTCCGTGATCATCGCGATGATCAAGAACTCGGCGCTTGCCGGCTTCTTCGGTGTGGTCGGCGATCTGTCGGCGACAGCCGACCAGCTCACCGGCGCCGAAGGCTACGCCTTCATCCCGGTGGCCATCGGCATCTCGGTCGGCTACCTGATCATGACCGTGCCGCTCGGCACCCTGCTGGACCGGATCGAGAAGCGACAGGCGGTGGCCCGATGA
- the selD gene encoding selenide, water dikinase SelD — protein MSESVRLTRYARGGGCACKIPPGELEIMVAGLGPATGTAELLVGLDHGDDAAVVRLDERTGLVSTADFFTPVVDDAYDWGRIAAANALSDVYAMGGVPLVALNLLCWPRDVLPLELAREVLRGGQDVAREAGCHLAGGHSVDDDGPKYGLAVTGTVRPEELITLDAGRAGVPLSLTKPLGVGVLNTRHKATGESFPEAVATMSALNRDAARAAVAAGIRCGTDVTGFGLLGHASKMARASRLTVAIDTARVPYLAGAREALRDGYVSGGTRRNLDWVTPWTDFGAAGEDERLLLADAQTSGGLLVAGELPGAPVVGELLPRGEHMVVLR, from the coding sequence ATGAGCGAATCGGTGAGGCTGACCCGCTATGCCCGCGGCGGGGGATGCGCCTGCAAGATCCCCCCGGGCGAACTGGAGATCATGGTGGCGGGTCTCGGCCCGGCCACCGGCACCGCCGAGCTGCTGGTCGGCCTCGACCACGGCGACGACGCGGCGGTGGTCCGCCTGGACGAGCGGACCGGCCTTGTCAGCACCGCCGACTTCTTCACCCCGGTCGTCGACGACGCCTACGACTGGGGGCGCATCGCCGCCGCCAACGCCCTCTCCGATGTGTACGCGATGGGCGGCGTCCCGCTTGTCGCGCTCAACCTGCTCTGCTGGCCGCGCGACGTACTGCCGCTGGAGTTGGCCCGGGAGGTGCTGCGCGGTGGTCAGGATGTGGCCCGGGAGGCCGGCTGTCACCTGGCCGGCGGGCACAGCGTGGACGACGACGGCCCGAAGTACGGCCTCGCGGTCACCGGAACTGTCCGCCCTGAGGAGTTGATCACACTCGACGCTGGGCGGGCCGGGGTGCCGCTGTCGCTGACCAAGCCGCTCGGCGTGGGTGTGCTCAACACCAGGCACAAGGCCACCGGCGAGAGCTTCCCGGAGGCGGTGGCCACGATGAGCGCGCTCAACCGGGACGCCGCTCGGGCCGCGGTCGCCGCAGGCATCCGCTGCGGCACCGACGTGACCGGGTTCGGTCTGCTCGGGCACGCCTCGAAGATGGCCCGCGCCAGCCGACTCACTGTGGCCATCGACACGGCTCGGGTGCCATATCTGGCCGGAGCGCGGGAGGCGCTGCGCGACGGGTACGTCAGCGGCGGCACCCGCCGTAACCTGGACTGGGTCACCCCGTGGACCGATTTCGGCGCGGCCGGCGAGGACGAGCGGCTGTTGCTCGCCGACGCCCAGACCTCCGGTGGTCTGCTGGTCGCCGGTGAGCTGCCGGGCGCCCCGGTGGTGGGGGAGCTGCTGCCCCGTGGCGAGCACATGGTCGTCCTGCGCTGA
- a CDS encoding pectate lyase family protein → MRTAQRRMTLLATTAAATATLLTAGLLTAVSAQAAAGCQVAYSVASQWPGGFTGNVTVTNLGDPVSGWTLGWSYAAGQQVSQAWGATVSQSGSQVSATNVDYNGNLATNGSASFGFNASWNNASNPLPTSFTLNNVACTGGTTPTTPANPSPSTPTPSNPLPSDPVPSIPPQTGLVGWATQNGGTTGGGGAPTTTVTNASALTSALNATGSAVIRVSGTISCSGMLRVRSNKTILGNSGATIAGCGLNISGDRNVIIRNLTFRDWNDDAINVQESATNIWIDHNTFSNGYDGAVDIKRGSDFVTVSWNRVFNHDKTMLLGHSDDNGGQDIGHLRVSYHHNWFDGSNQRNPRVRFGNPVHVFNNYYRANGGYGVASTENAGVLVEGNYFENVRDTYHLGEGDSGPGRIVARNNHFVNSPTGQTGGSVASIPYSYQLDTASNVKSIVTAGAGAGRITV, encoded by the coding sequence ATGCGCACAGCACAGCGTCGGATGACGCTGCTCGCCACCACCGCCGCGGCCACCGCCACCCTGCTCACCGCAGGCCTCCTGACCGCCGTCTCGGCACAGGCCGCCGCCGGCTGCCAGGTCGCCTACTCCGTCGCCAGCCAGTGGCCGGGCGGGTTCACCGGCAACGTCACCGTCACCAACCTCGGCGATCCCGTCTCGGGGTGGACGCTGGGCTGGTCGTACGCGGCCGGGCAGCAGGTCAGCCAGGCGTGGGGGGCCACCGTCTCGCAGAGCGGCAGTCAGGTCTCCGCGACGAACGTCGACTACAACGGCAACCTGGCCACGAACGGCAGCGCCTCGTTCGGCTTCAACGCGAGTTGGAACAACGCAAGCAACCCGCTGCCGACCAGCTTCACCCTCAACAACGTGGCCTGCACCGGCGGCACCACACCGACCACACCCGCCAACCCGTCGCCCAGCACGCCGACGCCGAGCAACCCGCTGCCCAGCGACCCGGTGCCCAGCATTCCGCCGCAGACCGGGCTGGTCGGCTGGGCCACCCAGAACGGCGGCACCACCGGCGGCGGCGGTGCGCCCACGACGACAGTCACCAACGCCTCGGCGCTCACCAGCGCGTTGAACGCCACCGGCTCCGCGGTGATCCGGGTGTCCGGGACGATCTCCTGCTCAGGCATGCTGCGGGTCCGGTCCAACAAGACCATCCTCGGCAACTCCGGCGCGACGATCGCCGGCTGCGGGCTCAACATCAGCGGCGACCGCAACGTCATCATCCGGAACCTGACATTCCGGGACTGGAACGACGACGCCATCAACGTGCAGGAGTCGGCCACAAACATCTGGATCGACCACAACACCTTCAGCAACGGGTACGACGGCGCTGTCGACATCAAGCGCGGCTCCGACTTCGTCACCGTGTCGTGGAACCGGGTCTTCAACCACGACAAGACCATGCTGCTCGGCCACAGCGACGACAACGGCGGCCAGGACATCGGTCACCTGAGGGTCAGCTACCACCACAACTGGTTCGACGGCAGCAACCAGCGCAACCCCCGGGTGCGCTTCGGCAACCCCGTGCACGTGTTCAACAACTACTACCGGGCCAACGGCGGCTACGGCGTGGCCTCCACCGAGAACGCCGGCGTGCTCGTCGAGGGCAACTACTTCGAGAACGTCCGAGACACGTACCACCTCGGTGAGGGGGACTCCGGCCCGGGCCGCATCGTCGCCCGCAACAACCACTTCGTCAACTCACCCACCGGGCAGACCGGCGGCAGTGTCGCCAGCATCCCGTACTCCTACCAACTGGACACGGCGAGCAACGTCAAGTCCATCGTGACCGCCGGCGCCGGCGCCGGACGGATCACTGTCTGA
- a CDS encoding amino acid ABC transporter permease, which produces MSQQTSVLYDVPGPRQRRVTLISSVIAGLALLVGAYFLIYRPLDEKGQFSMELWGPLIDPSNENFTLVWERIGIGFKNTLIAAALAIVASLVVGTLLALLRIQLKSLTSRKFTGFATPLSYLLRGLSRLLSAITRVCVEVFRGLPVVITIFFVARGFPEFGVTFDNLWYLVIGLTIYNSVVIGEILRSGMEGLPGGQAEAASAIGLSPFQSTRMILLPQAFRIMLPALISQLVVVLKDTSLGFIISYEETLNIGKQIIGALENPIQVYVVIAVLFIAVNYSLSKLAQYVQRRLARGRKTANTPAQAPPPAALMSQAEGAGGV; this is translated from the coding sequence ATGAGTCAGCAGACAAGCGTCCTCTACGACGTTCCCGGGCCCCGGCAGCGGCGGGTCACACTCATCAGCAGCGTCATCGCCGGGCTGGCCCTCCTCGTCGGTGCGTACTTCCTGATCTACCGGCCCCTAGACGAGAAGGGGCAGTTCTCGATGGAGCTGTGGGGTCCGCTGATCGACCCCTCCAACGAGAACTTCACCCTCGTGTGGGAGCGGATCGGCATCGGCTTCAAGAACACCCTGATCGCGGCGGCGCTGGCCATCGTGGCCTCGCTTGTCGTCGGCACGCTGTTGGCGCTGCTGCGGATCCAGCTCAAGAGCCTGACCAGCCGCAAGTTCACCGGGTTCGCCACGCCACTGTCGTACCTGCTGCGCGGTCTGAGCCGCCTGCTGTCGGCGATCACCCGGGTCTGCGTCGAAGTGTTCCGCGGCCTGCCTGTCGTCATCACCATCTTCTTCGTGGCCCGCGGCTTTCCCGAGTTCGGCGTCACCTTCGACAACCTGTGGTATCTGGTCATCGGCCTCACGATCTACAACTCGGTGGTGATCGGCGAGATCCTGCGCTCCGGCATGGAGGGCCTGCCCGGCGGGCAGGCCGAGGCCGCATCCGCGATCGGTCTCTCGCCGTTCCAGTCGACCCGGATGATCCTCCTGCCCCAGGCGTTCCGGATCATGCTGCCGGCGCTGATCAGCCAGCTCGTGGTAGTACTCAAGGACACCTCGCTCGGCTTCATCATCAGCTACGAGGAGACCCTGAACATCGGCAAGCAGATCATCGGCGCCCTGGAGAACCCCATCCAGGTGTACGTCGTGATCGCCGTCCTCTTCATCGCTGTCAACTACTCGCTGTCGAAGCTCGCGCAGTACGTCCAGCGCCGGCTCGCCCGGGGACGCAAGACCGCGAACACCCCGGCGCAGGCCCCGCCGCCCGCGGCCCTGATGTCCCAGGCCGAGGGCGCCGGCGGCGTCTGA
- a CDS encoding DUF2277 family protein: MCRSIKTLREPFTPQVTDADIEAAALQYVRKISGFRAPAAHNAAAFDAAVAAVTEATRTLLDQLVVRGAAPAAADQPAAVSN; the protein is encoded by the coding sequence ATGTGCCGGAGCATCAAGACCCTGCGTGAGCCGTTCACCCCGCAGGTGACCGACGCGGACATCGAGGCGGCGGCGTTGCAGTACGTCCGGAAGATCTCAGGCTTCCGGGCGCCCGCCGCGCACAACGCCGCCGCGTTCGACGCCGCGGTGGCCGCCGTCACCGAGGCCACCCGCACCTTGCTCGACCAATTGGTGGTCCGTGGTGCCGCACCGGCCGCCGCCGACCAGCCGGCCGCCGTCTCCAACTGA